One genomic segment of Panicum virgatum strain AP13 chromosome 2N, P.virgatum_v5, whole genome shotgun sequence includes these proteins:
- the LOC120658017 gene encoding uncharacterized protein LOC120658017 isoform X2: MAGPSGASSSRGGVRVDRFYSPPHVRRQQQEEQLQRLKGQRPSSPAAVAQRPRAARQKPPPAAPPPKEAERRPDAPSKPSVSAPAAKAVADAGVVPPPAPPMDEVGNLERFLSSTTPSVPVQYLPKTSMRGWRNCEATSSPPYFCLGDLWEAFKEWSFYGAGVPLVLNGSDSVIQYYVPYLSAIQLYADPSKVSARISEGSSETDVDRLRGSLEATCRLEGGFQRDDAELHSPSTHPIFEYIETDPPFGREPLTDKVSILASKFPDLKTFRSCDLLPTSWMSVAWYPIYRIPTGPTLKDLDACFLTFHYLSTPSMDTDPRTPACPSFGGLNHCMNAAGKLTLPVFGLASYKLRSSVWSSNRPEEQQLAASLMQAADDWLRHRQVYHHDFRFFLTRYNTALR; encoded by the exons atggccggcccgTCCGGCGCCTCCTCGTCGCGCGGCGGCGTCAGGGTCGACCGCTTCTACAGCCCGCCCCACGTGCGCcgccagcagcaggaggagcagctgcagcggctCAAGGGCCAGCGCCCCTCGTCcccagcggcggtggcgcaaaGGCCCCGGGCCGCCAGGcagaagccgccgccggccgccccgcctccgaaggaggccgagaggcgGCCCGACGCGCCCTCCAAGCCGTCCGTGTCGGCGCCCGCCGCGAAGGCGGTGGCCGATGCCGGCGTGgtcccgccgccggcaccgccgatGGATGAGGTCGGGAATCTCGAGAGGTTCCtcagctccaccacgccgtccGTGCCCGTGCAGTACTTGCCCAAG ACAAGCATGAGGGGATGGAGAAATTGTGAAGCTACAAGTTCACCACCATATTTCTGCCTTGGTGATCTCTGGGAGGCTTTTAAGGAGTGGAGCTTTTATGGGGCTGGTGTTCCCCTTGTGTTAAATGGCAGCGACTCTGTGATTCAGTATTATGTGCCATACCTTTCTGCCATACAGCTGTATGCAGACCCTTCAAAGGTTTCAGCGAGGATCAG CGAAGGCAGCAGTGAAACTGATGTTGACCGGTTAAGAGGTTCTCTGGAAGCAACATGTCGATTGGAGGGTGGTTTCCAAAGGGATGATGCTGAATTGCACTCACCGTCCACTCATCCAATATTTGAGTATATCGAGACCGATCCACCGTTTGGTAGAGAGCCTTTAACAGATAAG GTATCAATTCTTGCAAGTAAATTTCCAGATTTGAAGACGTTCAGAAGTTGCGATCTTCTGCCAACCAGTTGGATGTCTGTTGCATG GTACCCCATATACAGAATCCCTACTGGACCAACACTCAAGGATCTGGATGCATGTTTCTTGACATTTCATTACTTATCGACACCTTCCATGG atactGATCCCAGGACACCAGCATGCCCGAGTTTCGGAGGGCTTAACCACTGTATGAACGCAGCTGGTAAGCTAACATTGCCCGTCTTTGGACTGGCATCCTACAAACTGCGGAGCTCTGTTTGGTCATCGAATAGGCCTGAGGAGCAGCAGCTTGCAGCCTCCCTCATGCAGGCGGCAGATGATTGGCTTCGTCATCGCCAAGTGTACCATCATGACTTCCGGTTCTTTCTCACCCGTTACAACACAGCATTGAGATGA
- the LOC120658017 gene encoding uncharacterized protein LOC120658017 isoform X1: protein MAGPSGASSSRGGVRVDRFYSPPHVRRQQQEEQLQRLKGQRPSSPAAVAQRPRAARQKPPPAAPPPKEAERRPDAPSKPSVSAPAAKAVADAGVVPPPAPPMDEVGNLERFLSSTTPSVPVQYLPKTSMRGWRNCEATSSPPYFCLGDLWEAFKEWSFYGAGVPLVLNGSDSVIQYYVPYLSAIQLYADPSKVSARIRHPWEESDGESMDTNSEGSSETDVDRLRGSLEATCRLEGGFQRDDAELHSPSTHPIFEYIETDPPFGREPLTDKVSILASKFPDLKTFRSCDLLPTSWMSVAWYPIYRIPTGPTLKDLDACFLTFHYLSTPSMDTDPRTPACPSFGGLNHCMNAAGKLTLPVFGLASYKLRSSVWSSNRPEEQQLAASLMQAADDWLRHRQVYHHDFRFFLTRYNTALR from the exons atggccggcccgTCCGGCGCCTCCTCGTCGCGCGGCGGCGTCAGGGTCGACCGCTTCTACAGCCCGCCCCACGTGCGCcgccagcagcaggaggagcagctgcagcggctCAAGGGCCAGCGCCCCTCGTCcccagcggcggtggcgcaaaGGCCCCGGGCCGCCAGGcagaagccgccgccggccgccccgcctccgaaggaggccgagaggcgGCCCGACGCGCCCTCCAAGCCGTCCGTGTCGGCGCCCGCCGCGAAGGCGGTGGCCGATGCCGGCGTGgtcccgccgccggcaccgccgatGGATGAGGTCGGGAATCTCGAGAGGTTCCtcagctccaccacgccgtccGTGCCCGTGCAGTACTTGCCCAAG ACAAGCATGAGGGGATGGAGAAATTGTGAAGCTACAAGTTCACCACCATATTTCTGCCTTGGTGATCTCTGGGAGGCTTTTAAGGAGTGGAGCTTTTATGGGGCTGGTGTTCCCCTTGTGTTAAATGGCAGCGACTCTGTGATTCAGTATTATGTGCCATACCTTTCTGCCATACAGCTGTATGCAGACCCTTCAAAGGTTTCAGCGAGGATCAG GCATCCTTGGGAGGAAAGTGACGGGGAATCTATGGATACTAACAGCGAAGGCAGCAGTGAAACTGATGTTGACCGGTTAAGAGGTTCTCTGGAAGCAACATGTCGATTGGAGGGTGGTTTCCAAAGGGATGATGCTGAATTGCACTCACCGTCCACTCATCCAATATTTGAGTATATCGAGACCGATCCACCGTTTGGTAGAGAGCCTTTAACAGATAAG GTATCAATTCTTGCAAGTAAATTTCCAGATTTGAAGACGTTCAGAAGTTGCGATCTTCTGCCAACCAGTTGGATGTCTGTTGCATG GTACCCCATATACAGAATCCCTACTGGACCAACACTCAAGGATCTGGATGCATGTTTCTTGACATTTCATTACTTATCGACACCTTCCATGG atactGATCCCAGGACACCAGCATGCCCGAGTTTCGGAGGGCTTAACCACTGTATGAACGCAGCTGGTAAGCTAACATTGCCCGTCTTTGGACTGGCATCCTACAAACTGCGGAGCTCTGTTTGGTCATCGAATAGGCCTGAGGAGCAGCAGCTTGCAGCCTCCCTCATGCAGGCGGCAGATGATTGGCTTCGTCATCGCCAAGTGTACCATCATGACTTCCGGTTCTTTCTCACCCGTTACAACACAGCATTGAGATGA
- the LOC120658017 gene encoding uncharacterized protein LOC120658017 isoform X3 produces MAGPSGASSSRGGVRVDRFYSPPHVRRQQQEEQLQRLKGQRPSSPAAVAQRPRAARQKPPPAAPPPKEAERRPDAPSKPSVSAPAAKAVADAGVVPPPAPPMDEVGNLERFLSSTTPSVPVQYLPKTSMRGWRNCEATSSPPYFCLGDLWEAFKEWSFYGAGVPLVLNGSDSVIQYYVPYLSAIQLYADPSKVSARIRHPWEESDGESMDTNSEGSSETDVDRLRGSLEATCRLEGGFQRDDAELHSPSTHPIFEYIETDPPFGREPLTDKVSILASKFPDLKTFRSCDLLPTSWMSVAWTSFQLYYWLSPMKDYRPCYNWDCHCWLKQRMHFTTTETKGTPYTESLLDQHSRIWMHVS; encoded by the exons atggccggcccgTCCGGCGCCTCCTCGTCGCGCGGCGGCGTCAGGGTCGACCGCTTCTACAGCCCGCCCCACGTGCGCcgccagcagcaggaggagcagctgcagcggctCAAGGGCCAGCGCCCCTCGTCcccagcggcggtggcgcaaaGGCCCCGGGCCGCCAGGcagaagccgccgccggccgccccgcctccgaaggaggccgagaggcgGCCCGACGCGCCCTCCAAGCCGTCCGTGTCGGCGCCCGCCGCGAAGGCGGTGGCCGATGCCGGCGTGgtcccgccgccggcaccgccgatGGATGAGGTCGGGAATCTCGAGAGGTTCCtcagctccaccacgccgtccGTGCCCGTGCAGTACTTGCCCAAG ACAAGCATGAGGGGATGGAGAAATTGTGAAGCTACAAGTTCACCACCATATTTCTGCCTTGGTGATCTCTGGGAGGCTTTTAAGGAGTGGAGCTTTTATGGGGCTGGTGTTCCCCTTGTGTTAAATGGCAGCGACTCTGTGATTCAGTATTATGTGCCATACCTTTCTGCCATACAGCTGTATGCAGACCCTTCAAAGGTTTCAGCGAGGATCAG GCATCCTTGGGAGGAAAGTGACGGGGAATCTATGGATACTAACAGCGAAGGCAGCAGTGAAACTGATGTTGACCGGTTAAGAGGTTCTCTGGAAGCAACATGTCGATTGGAGGGTGGTTTCCAAAGGGATGATGCTGAATTGCACTCACCGTCCACTCATCCAATATTTGAGTATATCGAGACCGATCCACCGTTTGGTAGAGAGCCTTTAACAGATAAG GTATCAATTCTTGCAAGTAAATTTCCAGATTTGAAGACGTTCAGAAGTTGCGATCTTCTGCCAACCAGTTGGATGTCTGTTGCATG GACAAGTTTCCAACTATATTATTGGTTAAGTCCTATGAAAGATTACCGTCCTTGCTATAACTGGGATTGTCATTGCTGGCTCAAACAGAGAATGCATTTCACGACGACTGAAACAAAGG GTACCCCATATACAGAATCCCTACTGGACCAACACTCAAGGATCTGGATGCATGTTTCTTGA